Below is a genomic region from Seriola aureovittata isolate HTS-2021-v1 ecotype China chromosome 23, ASM2101889v1, whole genome shotgun sequence.
ATGAGCCCGTTCAGTGCTGTGTTGTGATGAACGACTGTGTGAACAGCAGGTTAATGTGGTTTGCTggttgagctgcagcagaggttAAAGAGCCACGTCAAAGCTGAACGTCCTCAGCTTCATTTCCCTCCTGCTGATCACCAGGTCACATGATCCACAAGAAGAGCTGCAGGAAGTGAACGTGCACGCCCTCCTCTGTCCGTGACCCTGCTCACCTCACAGCGTCTGTTACAAGCTTCTTCCTCTCCGACGCTCggagacacaaacactgtttcccTCCTCAGTGTTTTATAGGAAACTGGTCTTCAGTCCGAACACACGGAGGACCGGGTTCCTTCAGGTCCGACTCAGTCTCTCGTCAAATCAAAAGgagacatgtttttatttccagttacTGGCAGTGCAGCTGAGTGGACGTATGCACATATACGTTCATGTAACCCACTGAAAACAGGagcacaaataaaaatcatcttgtttttaatgtttttaatgatctGAGACAGAGTCGGAGAGAGGGAGtcggtgatgtcacagagaaaTAACGACCTTTACACGACCTTCAAACCACCAACCACCAACCCTGGCTGAGCTCCAGCTCTCACGCTGCAGCAGGAAGCCAGTAGCAGCTGTTCTCAGTCGGgactctgcagctccagctcttcctctcctcgCTGCTTCATGTCAAACCCATATTTCCTCTTTGGCCTCGACTGGAAGGTTTAAATGTTGAAGTGAAACTTCCTTAAACACCAGTAAAGTCTCATGCTACATGTGATATgaaactctgtctgtctgaactcTGACCAGCTTTTatgacacaaagaagaaaataaaaagtgtaaaaacataatgaatgaaagatgttttgtttttataatgttaataaatcagagtttaaatgaaactttattaacattaactTGTAGACCAACAGAAAGGTTAgtctctgactgaaacatagaaactgacacaaacaacaaacacaaataacagaaagaaaagtgtgtgagGTTataatgacgatgatgatgatggtgatgaagaagCTGATCACGGAGGCTGTGTGATCCCTTGTTCTTTATCTTTCTGTCCAGTGAACTCTCCTCTCAGGCCTCATTTGATCTGGAGTGactttgaattattattttattataataaaggAAATCATTAGAAACAGTGGATCCGTGTGATCACAGTAACCGGCCTTATTAAAGATATATGGCTGGTGTTTGTGCTGAGACTTGTTTTACTTCCACACAGTACGTTATACAGGAAGTAGAAGTGAGCAGTAGATTCAATACAAAGCCTGTAACTTCATATATCCCTGGATTTGTACACAATTGCTTTTGACttggatgttttttctttgctataatcaatatgttgtttccatgttgtttcTGATCAGTCACAAGCCCACCCCTCTCTGACTGTGACTGTATCTGAGCAGGTTAAACACCGTGAGTCTCTCCCTGTCACAAGACACAAACAAGATGGTGGAACATTTCCAGCTGTTCTCTGCAGCCCCTCCCCCACTGCTTCAGCCTGAATGAGGAAGtggtgaaaacagagagaggtgttGGGAAGTGTGAGTGCTGCAGTTCTCTTCAGTCTGAAGTGTCAGAGTTCAGAGTTCACATCTGAACTGAAACTACGatccacattcattcattcattcattcattcattcatgtatcTGGATCTCATCAGCCACACGGTCCAGCTCGTCCTCCTGGGGTCCACACCTCGTCATAATGCAGAACAATGCAGattaaaatcacacagaaaccgcaaaataagaaaacaaccacaaaaaccAACACCTTCAAACTAAAAggaacaataatgataataagaacGATGACCAGTGGCCAGGCTTCGTCTGAAGGAAGAGTCAAACATCTGGCTCAGATCAAAAGATAAAACCACCACATGCAGAATATACAGCGACTGCAGAGGAGTGAGGTAAAAAGCAACAGGCTCCTCATTAATGAGGACAGTAACAGTCACTTACAGTAACGTTTTGGACTCAGCATGTTCTGAATCAATCTTCAGACACTGGTGAACCTTCCTccataacacattttaaattgcgTCACCTTTTCTAATCGTCTCCTTTGTCTTGGAGACGTTTATGTCCAAGAAGGACGCCTTACACCAGCCGGTGACCTCGGACACTGCAGGACTATTATTATATGAACCGTCAGCAAACTTCAGGGCGCCGCTTTCACACGTGTTTGTGTACAAGAAAGAAACGTGGACTGTTGAAATGGATCCTTTCCATGAGGAACTGAAACCAGGAGGGTCTGACTTCAGatctgaagggggggggggggggggggggtttacagcCATATGCATCATTACTCAAATGAGAACATTTCACATGAACTAACAAATCAGGACTTATTTAGATATTTACAAATAAGGGACTATTATATTCAAcaaatcccacaatgcactcTGTCATGAAGGTATTTGTACGAGCAGCAGTAAAACTATCCCCAGGGTTGTGTATTTATGCTTGAGGAGGCAACACTATATGTTAAGGCTGAATGGGAAAGAGCTGAATGGAGAGATCCCAGAGAAGATGTGGTGTGATATGTGGAGAAAACACCAGAAcgccacacactcacagaaatgGAGAGAATTTATCTGGAAAAATCCAGTTGGTTGCTTGGTTACACCTGAAATGAAAGGTAAGCAAGTGAAAGTTCAGCGGCCATGCAGGAGACTATGTGACCTCATGGAAACAAAGCACAGGTGTTTTCTGGAGCCTCTGTGGGATTCTACAccttgtgttgtgtgtcaggTGCTGGGGTGTGTAATCCCTCCATCCTGTCTTCTTTTACACTCGGGACTTTTGGAGGGAAATGTGCAGATCACAGATCAATACGTGGTCCAGACTGTGCCGACACCAAGAACCGGCTGGAGACTGATGCACCAGAACACAGACGATCACAATCACTCTGATGGAGAACCAGGCTGCGGGAAAAGTGGAAATATATAAACCAAAGaatggatgaaataaaaagcataaataacaatgataattatggaaatgaatgtaaattggATGTGGACATAATGTCGAGTCTTTTGTTGAGTCAGTTCTTCACTTCCTTTGGTAAACAAGCGTCCGGGCGTCAGACCAGCAAGTTTTCTTTCAGAGAgcagaactttattttgaagaaaacgatgttgtgttgtgactttGCTTCTTCTGTGTCGGTGCTGGATGGAAATTAGGAGCTTGTTAATATGAAAGTGCAGTTTCCtgattttcagtgtaaatgatttgtgataaaccaaaataaaagagcGGGAAAGTTCAGCCTGCACCAGCTGCTGAGGCTGAGGATATACAGACATACTTTTATCATTCTGTTAGAAGAAGATTATAATCTGAAGacaacagtatatatatgtacacacatatacaccagACCGCAGTAGTACCAAGTACCAAGTGGCCACTTTAGCACAGCTGtgaagtacttgtacttgacTCGAGTGTTgtccttctctgctgctgtgattctGCTCGTGTCCGACAGCTTCATCAGGGTCGTTGGGGTCAGCAGGGTTAACATGAAGACGTGACACAGCGGATCATGTGACAGCACAGTGGTTTACAACCAGTAccagaacaggtgaggctgtgtcttcttcttcttctcctttgtgCCATGGCTCCACCAACTGGCCCAGGGATGTAACTACACTTACTACAGCTACTTTAAACACACTCtgtacagcacatacacacagtaaacagCTGTGGGACAAACACTAGAAGAGCTCTGAGCGAGGCCTTAAATCTCCTCAGCTGCTTGATTTACCCAAGTATTCTGGGACTCTTGGGTTCCTCAGGTGCAGAACTTCCTGATGAAACGGGCCTGGTGATACGATCTGCAAGAACCCAAGTGGAGAGAAGAAGCCTTCACATGTGGTCAGAGTCTGACCTCCGATGTTCACCGTGCACTTTTACATCCAAGTTCCTTCAGATGAGCCTCAGTTGTAACGGCTGTGTGTGACTGGACCGCACTACATGAACTCTGTGATCTGTCCTGTCGCTCTGTGAGCTGAGCTCTGCCTCTGCTTGatctttacatttattcatcaaTCAATATTCAGCAAATCTGAAACGGTTGATTTCATACACAGACACTCAATCAGATGTTTTCTCTCATGTTCAGTCTCTGGGTTGTTTCTGAACCAACAACCAGAGAGCTGAGCTCACTTCCTGCTGGAGGACGGCGTGCAGCTTCATGATGTCACGTCCTGACCACAGTCCAGTGGTTAAAGCAGGTAACACACACGGAGggacaaaccccccccccatctcacttcctgtcaacCACACCTCTGTCATCTACAGGAAGAAGCAGCTTGTTTCTGTCAAGGtgtaaaatcaatatttcatgaATCGTGATCAATCAGTCGCTTCATTAAATAAACTGTCTCAGAATAATtcaagacagaaacaaaagagcAGCTTCCCTCACGTCCATCAGTTAGTCTGACGGTCAGTGAACGCATCATCTTCACGCTCTTCTTCacactgaatgtgtgtgcagatgAAACCACAGCAGTGTgaaccacagacagaggaaggaggagggttTTACTCAGTGACTCTGAGCTGATCAGAGAGCAGCTCTAACATCCTCACAGAGTCAGGATGGAGGGAACATGTCTGCTGTGTCTGCTCTGTGagtcctctctttgtctttatgtCTGCTGGTGATGACTTCACACCTTTGACACAGTGTTTGTCACTTTGCTCTGGGTGAATGTGAAACCTTTAACTAACCTGTGGGTCACGTCTGTGCAGCTCTGACCTCCCTGCTGTGCTGCACCTCAGACTCAGGTCAGTCAACTCCTGCTGTCACtttctacgtgtgtgtgtgtgtgtgtgtgtgtgtgtgtgtgtgtgtgtgtgtgtgtgtgtgtgtgttgacggactgaagcagcagctggacgAGGCTCAGTTCAGCAGGTTCAGAGAACAGATGTAGTGATGTAGACCAGACTTCAtaacaaacatgttgacaaCCTGTTATatgactgaaagagaaaaacagagggaacaagaggaagaagcagaacaacaacagtgaGGTCAGAGATCGAGTTGTTAGACTCTAAAATACTCCTTCATTCCTGCAGGCAACAGCTTCCATATACATCAAGTTGTGTTGGAAGAAGGTGTGATAGTGGAGCCTGTATCTGAACTCACATTTCTCAGTCAGGGTGTAGAAACAACAGTTGGGGGGTGGGAACAGTGATAAACCCTCCTTACCTGTAATTGTATATATTGCAATATATTTCCCATGTTCACGTCTGGTCTGCCGGCCTCACGCCATCAGTGGCTCCAGTCTCTGCTCCTGAGTGTGGCACAGCTGATCCAGACGCTGGAGGTGAATGTAGCAGCAGCTAACTAGCTGCTTTAAAACACCTTCTTACCTGCTGAGTTCCTGAGTCAGATTGTGTCGAGCGTCTACAGACCAACGCTAAATGAACAGTGCTGCTAAACAGGAAGAGGTGTGCGTTTCAGTTTGCACTGTTAAACCTGTTGTTTCAACAGCGTGAAGGGAGCAAAGCTCAAGTTAGGACTGCATTCCTGCATTTCCTTAGCTTTTAATCCAAGAGACAACTAACTGCCCCCCAGGGACAAATTCAGCTGAAAGTGAACTGGACTCATCGGAAGCGGGTCTTGCCATTGTGTACCAGACTAACCAGCTGTTGACAGAGTTCAGGAGCTCCAATAGGCCGCCAGAGGGGGCAGCTGACCTCGGACATGAGTTCAGTTTGAAGTGTTTGTAGCAGCTGTTTGGTTTCACAGGTGAGTGGATTATTTACTTTAACTGAATATGTACATCGTATAtgttctctcctcttcctcacagcTGGTCTGACGGTGAGTCCCAGCAGCTCTCAGCTGTTTGAAGgagactctgtctctctgagctgtgagGAGGACGACAGCTCTGCTGgatggaggctgaggaggaacaCCACCAGAGAAACCAGGACTCAGTGTGGAGCTGACTGGGGAAGATCAGCTGGTTCTTCCTGTAACATCAGCTACACCTTCCCATGGCACAGTGGAGTTTACTGGTGTGAGTCCAGAGAGGGAGCAACCAgtaacagcatcagcatcactgtcactgGTAAGATCAGACTGTGGAGTCAGTGTTGATGaagctgtgtgtaaatggatgaaatgctgtagtttgtctgtgtgttgaggtgGAGCAGTGATCCTGCAGAGTCCTGTCCTCCCTGTGATGGAGGGACATGATGTCactctgcactgtaaaacaaagaccCCTCCCTCCAACCTCCCAGCTGCTTTCTATAAAGATGGCTCCCTCATCACAGAGActacaggtcacatgaccatccACCATGTTGACAAGTCTGATGAAGGCCTCTacagctgtgacatcagaggTCATGGAGAGTCTCCACGCAGCTGGATCACTGTCACAGgtcaggaggtcaaaggtcaggagcTTCACTTTGACTTCACCACTTATTGATCCACATGTTACCTGACCAGGTGATTCTCTCTACAGAGAGACCTACAACGACAGCCCCGCCCACTTAtacagccccgccccctcctgTGTTCTTCCTGATCCGCTACCTGGTGGTGTTCAGTCCATACTTCATCTCCACTGGCATCATGGTGTCTTTATATAGACAGAGACCTACAGGTaacattatcaatcaatcaatcaatcaatcaatcgatcaatcaatcaatcaatcaaccaatcaatcagtcaaatataatataaataactcttcatgttttctgtccaACCTGCTCTGACTGTAGGAAATCACCTGCCCGTCTCCGTGGTGATGACCCCGCCCAGCCAGGCTGAGCAGGGATTGGATGAGGACTACGATGATGTCATCTCTGATGTCACCACAGAGCATCACTTCTGAGCTGAACTCTGTAAAAGCTTgttgtgtgaaagcagctgagttcatgtctctgttctcttcatgtcttcttctcttctaatgtttctttctccttgtttctccaccagtgatgaaataaatctttttatttgaatCATTCTGTTGTTGAACTGGAATCAGTTAATTAAAGTAGAGCATGTCTTTAGTGAGCTGACTTTATTTGCAGGACTCGGCCACATCATGACAGGACACAACCTGTCAGTAGCATCATGTGACTCTCCTGTTCACACACTGCATCATCCCCAGATGCCACATACAGTGGCGCCCTCTACAGGCCTCGAGCTTTAATAACATGCAAGAGCCACtataacacccccccccccccccccttaagtTCAAACAGCATCATAGTTTACAGGTAATCTGACACAACATGACTATGACAACTGACTGTGTGACCAAACATAGACACGAGCATCCTCTTTGATATTTCTTATCtttttataaaccaaaaaatatatagaaatctGAAAACCGGTTTCCGGTTCAGCGGCGGCAAAGATGGCCGCCTAAGAAAGACTCTCTCCCGACTACTAGGATTTAAGTTTCCATTAACTCGACGAACTCGCTTTAAAACTGAGGGGAAAGCATGGTTAAAGGCCAGACTCCAGGGGGAGACAGGCACAGGACAGACAGACCTGGGGGTTTTACACAGGACACCGAGACACACGGAAAACAGAGTCCGGAACCGGCCCCAGCTGCAGCTCGCTGGCTAATGATGGCGGATAGGAAGACCAAGCTAACATGGAGGCTCACCTGAAAACCTTTCTCTCTGAGATAAAAGATTTCCGACAAGACAATAAGCAACAAGAGATCTGCAAAACCAAAAAGAGACTCGATGACGTAGAAGACCGTGtttcaaacacagaggagagaaatatTCACTAGAAGAAGTGACGTAGGAGCTGATGAAACTCCAAGCACACCTGGAGGAAAGACAGGTGCACCAGGAGGGAAGATCCAGACGAAACAACATCAGAGTCTGTTCCATCCCGGAGGGCTCAGAGAACGAGTCCTCATCAATGATAGAGTTTATCGGAAAACTGCTGAGACATGGCTTGTCTCTGACGGAAGACGTGGATCTTCATATTGAACGGACACACCGGACACCTGGACCCGCACCGAGAGAAGGAGCAGCTCCGAGATCCATCATTATTAAGTTCCTGAGCTacaagacaaaagagagaaatctAGGAACAGCGGGGCAGAAAAAGGGCTTcatgtggaaaaataaacacattcatctgGACGATGATTACGCCCCGAGTGTGTTGAAGAAAAGACAACAGCACATGGAAGCTCAGAGGGTTCTGGAGGGAGAAGGGATCCGCTTTCAGACACCCTTCCCGGCCAGACTTAGACTTCTTTACGCGGAAGGGACGCGCACCTACAACACGGCCGAGGAAGCACCGAAGGAAATGGCGGAGAAGGGGCCGGTCACGGTGCTGAAGCCGCCTGAGACGCTGCTCCAGCGGATCCGGAGACCGTCATGGTCGGTGAGCGGCAGACGGGAACGTACACAGACGCAAACACGCCGGGGACCGACGGTCAAACACAAGCTCCAGAGATTCACCCGGGATCCGGAGCAGAGAGGTCAAGATACGGCCGAGGAGAAAACCATCACGCAAGtattgtttaaaaagaaatcgATTAGATTTGGACGTCACTGATTTATGCTCGGACATTGCCCAGCTGTCAGAGCAGAGACTCACTCCTCACTGTGTTGTCTAATGAGCGAGAGTAAGACTTTAATGATGAAGCTTCTTTCTGGGGCATATTCTCTGCAGGGCTTCCTTTCTGACTTTATTCAGTTTCCAAAGAGCCTTATTTAGGATGATTAATATGTCCACACTTGTGGATGAGATTCTGGCTGAATCCATTACAAACGAGGGCCCTCTCCCAGAGGAGAGGCTTTCCCTCTCCAGGGCTCAAACACCTCACACAGGGGTTTTCTTTTAACCCCACCTTTGGAAACCCTAAGGAAGGTTCTCACTTTATAAGAGTTCAGAACCTCATTGGATGTTGTTCTGTTCGTGTGTTTGCTGCACTTCAAAGCAGAAATAGAGACGTCACACAAACTCCATCtaaaaactggaaaacaaaTCTTAGTGATGGTACTGGCAAGTAAAACGTTGAAAGTGGTCTCCTtcaatgtaaatgtgttaaGAGATACAATTAGATGTACTcagttgttgtgtgtgaatgtattgtCGTTGTACAATTGTGGTGTTGCGTGTTCACCACGGTGTGGCGCTGTGCACGGATGCCATTGGTTTTTGTTTCGGGACACACCCCGATTTGttgttcagtctgtctgtgcGTGCACATGTTCGGTCATGAAGGTTATACCAAGTTAAGTCTGAAATAAATATGCCAGGAGGGCTAAAGATATATCGTCTAAGTTTTCTTCCTGAAGCTCAACAGGTTATGGGCCCAGCAGCAACTCCGGGAAgagtttttctgatgttttattgccGATAGAAAGTCGCGACGGACAGCGTGCTAACGGCTAACGGCTAACGGATAGCATCATGGATCCACGAGGGACAAGCAGGTTGCCTCGACTCATGTTTGATGGAGACGAAACTAAGTATGAACTGTGGGAGACTAAGGTACTtggacatttgcatttattggGACTCAAGAATACGGTTTTGAGAGAGCCCAACAGGGAAAATGAGATAGCAGCAGACGGTAAGAAAAATGCCGATGCATATGCTGAGTTAATTCAACTTTTGGATGATAAGAGCCTCTCATTAACTATGAGAGATGCACCGGACAATGCCagaaaagcatttaaaataCTGAGAGAGTACTATGCAGGGAAGGGGAAGCCCCGCATTATTAACTTGTACACAACGCTGACGTCGCTGCAGAAAATGAGCAGCGAGACTGAGGGACTATATCCTCAGGGCAGAGACCGCCATCACGGCGCTGCGGACCGCGGGGGAAGCATTAGGACACGGCTTACTGATTGCCATGGTCTTAAAGGGATTGCCTGAAAGTTTTAAGCCATTTGCAATTCATGTAACACATAATGAGGACGATATCACATTCGCGGAGTTCAAAACAAGACTACGTAGCTTTGAAGCCACAGAAAAGCGAACTTCAGCAGAGTCCAATGACAATGTGATGAAAACGGCAACGAGAGCCGGGCGGAGGCCGCCAGGTCAAGTGCATGGGTCAGGACCAACGAGGATGCGGGgattgtgtgttttaagtgtggCATGAAAGGTCACCGAGCGAAAGCATGTCGGCGAAAGACATGGTGCAGTCATTGTAAAAGTGACACTCACAACGACGTCACCTGTAGACGTAAAAACATAAAGGACGCAGCGAGGAAAATCGCAGATGAGAGCGGCAACGgatctacagcagcagcagcagattgcGCCTTCAGGATCAGGGACGCAGACAGCGGGGCTCAGCAGCATCAACGAAAAGGGCCTGATGGTTGACACTGGAGCTACATCCCACATCGTTACCGATATAGCCAAGTTTAAAAGCTTCCACAACACGTTCAAGCCGGAGACGCACTGTGTGGAGTTGGCAGACGGCACCCTGTGCAGAGGCGTCGCTCAACGCAAGGGGAATGCAGAGGTGTTCCTGGTAGACAGCACGGGACGACGATGCAGAGCAACGCTGAGAGGCGCGTTGTTTATACCGTCTTACCCCCGGGATATTTTCTCGGTAAAGTCTGCAACTGCCTCTGGAGCAACAGTCACTTTTAAACAAGGACAGGATGTGTTGATACATGAAGATGGTACCAGGTTGAACATTCATGTGTATGGCAAATTGTATTATTTGCACACTGAGGTTGATGATAGTGATAAGTGTAGTACTTGTCATGACATGCAAACATGGCACGAAATATTAGGCCATTGTAACTATGAGGATGTACTTAGACTGCAAAATGTTGTCAGTGGTATGCAGATTAAGGGCAAGGCTACTAAGCCTGATCAAGAGTGTGAGCTATGTATCCAGGGAAAGTTTGCACAAACCCGTAGTAGAGAACCTGATACAAGAGCAAAGGCTCCCTTGCAAATGGTACACACAGACCTAGCAGGTCCAGTAGCTAATGGATCTATAGATGGGTACAAATGTGCAGTCATTTACCGATGATTACTCAAATGCAGTGTTTGTATACTTTCTAAAATCAAAGAGTGACACGGTGCAGGCAACTGAAAAGTTCCTTGCCGATACTGCCCCCTACGGGAAGGTTAAATGTATAAGGTCTGACAATGGCACTGAGTTCATGTGTAAAGACTTTCAAACCCTGTTAAGGAAAAATTGCATTAAGCATGAGACATCAGCTCCATATTCACCTCATCAGAACGGTACCGCTGAGAGGGGCTGGCGTACTCTTTTTGAGATGGGCAGGTGCATGCTAATTGAAAGTCAGCTACCCAAATTTCTCTGGAACTATGCTGTTCAGACAGCAGCCATAGTACGCAACAGATGCTTGAATAAGCGAACAGGGAAGACCCCTTACCAGATGTTAACTGATAAAACACCAAATCTGTCCAAAATGCAGAAGTTTGGATCTGTAtgttacacatacaaacagaacaaGGGAAAGCTTGATTCCAGATGTGATCAGGGATATTTTGTCGGTTACCACAAAAATAGTCCAGCTTATTTGGTTTATCATCCTGACACTGAAAAggtgcagaaacacagacttgTGAAATTTGTGAACAAGGTAAATGTGGAAAAGTCTGAAATAAATATGCCAGGAGGGCTAAAGA
It encodes:
- the LOC130164337 gene encoding Fc receptor-like B isoform X1, with translation MEGTCLLCLLSLTSLLCCTSDSAGLTVSPSSSQLFEGDSVSLSCEEDDSSAGWRLRRNTTRETRTQCGADWGRSAGSSCNISYTFPWHSGVYWCESREGATSNSISITVTGGAVILQSPVLPVMEGHDVTLHCKTKTPPSNLPAAFYKDGSLITETTGHMTIHHVDKSDEGLYSCDIRGHGESPRSWITVTERPTTTAPPTYTAPPPPVFFLIRYLVVFSPYFISTGIMVSLYRQRPTGNHLPVSVVMTPPSQAEQGLDEDYDDVISDVTTEHHF
- the LOC130164337 gene encoding uncharacterized protein LOC130164337 isoform X2, whose translation is MEGTCLLCLLSGLTVSPSSSQLFEGDSVSLSCEEDDSSAGWRLRRNTTRETRTQCGADWGRSAGSSCNISYTFPWHSGVYWCESREGATSNSISITVTGGAVILQSPVLPVMEGHDVTLHCKTKTPPSNLPAAFYKDGSLITETTGHMTIHHVDKSDEGLYSCDIRGHGESPRSWITVTERPTTTAPPTYTAPPPPVFFLIRYLVVFSPYFISTGIMVSLYRQRPTGNHLPVSVVMTPPSQAEQGLDEDYDDVISDVTTEHHF